A single genomic interval of Roseomonas aeriglobus harbors:
- a CDS encoding transglutaminase family protein, which produces MMRYAIRHVTRFDYAAPVGFARCNLRLKPILWSGQELVDYDLTIEPGGRTHPARAEAGLANVTRLVVESPARSLTITSSARVIVDRPIPVPSSSDPTLGQVAALARASRDMGAASPAAYLFPSPRIPLDPVIRDWCLADLDPDRGALEAGIALARRIQSEFAFDPAATLVDTPPREAFNARGGVCQDFAQIMITGLRAAGLPAAYCSGYLRTLPPPGQERLVGADATHAWVLLWCGPDHGWVGVDPTNGIWMAEDHVVMAIGRDYADIAPIDGVVLGSGAQKMHVSVDVEPLAGADTHP; this is translated from the coding sequence ATGATGCGCTATGCCATCCGCCACGTCACGCGGTTCGACTATGCCGCGCCGGTCGGCTTCGCGCGCTGCAACCTGCGGCTGAAGCCGATCCTGTGGTCGGGACAGGAACTGGTCGATTACGACCTGACGATCGAGCCCGGCGGCCGGACGCATCCCGCGCGCGCCGAGGCGGGCCTTGCCAATGTCACGCGGCTGGTGGTCGAAAGCCCCGCGCGGTCGCTGACCATCACCAGCAGCGCACGCGTGATCGTCGACCGGCCGATCCCGGTGCCGTCGTCGTCCGACCCGACGCTGGGACAGGTCGCCGCGCTTGCCCGCGCCAGCCGCGACATGGGCGCGGCGAGTCCGGCCGCCTACCTCTTCCCCAGCCCGCGCATCCCGCTCGACCCCGTCATCCGCGACTGGTGCCTGGCCGACCTCGACCCCGACCGCGGTGCGCTGGAGGCGGGCATAGCGCTCGCCCGGCGCATCCAGTCCGAATTCGCCTTCGACCCTGCCGCGACTCTGGTCGACACGCCCCCGCGCGAGGCGTTCAATGCGCGGGGCGGGGTGTGCCAGGACTTTGCGCAGATCATGATCACGGGCCTGCGCGCCGCCGGGCTGCCCGCAGCCTATTGCTCGGGCTATCTGCGCACCCTGCCGCCGCCGGGGCAGGAGCGGCTGGTCGGCGCCGATGCCACGCATGCCTGGGTGCTGCTGTGGTGCGGGCCGGATCACGGATGGGTCGGCGTCGATCCGACCAACGGCATCTGGATGGCCGAGGATCACGTCGTCATGGCGATCGGCCGCGACTATGCCGACATCGCGCCGATCGACGGGGTGGTGCTGGGCTCCGGCGCGCAGAAGATGCACGTATCGGTCGATGTGGAGCCGCTGGCGGGCGCGGACACGCATCCGTGA